The Homo sapiens chromosome 15 genomic scaffold, GRCh38.p14 alternate locus group ALT_REF_LOCI_2 HSCHR15_4_CTG8 DNA segment cccgtatcttctcctcctgcctccacaccttctcctcctgctcccgtatcttctcctcctggtcgtgcatcttctcctcctgcctccacaccttctcctcctgcttccgtatcttctcctcctgctcgtGCATCTTCTCCTTTTGCCTCCATATCTCCTCCTGCTCCcttatcttctcctcctgcctccacatctcctcctgctcctgcctcttctcctcctcccgtATCTTCTCCTGCTCGTgaatcttctcctcctgcctccacatctttttctcctgctcccgtatcttctcttcctgctcccgtatcttctcctcctgcctccacatcttcgcctcctgctcctgcctcttCTCCTGCTCGcgtatcttctcctcctcctgcctcttctcttcctgctcccgtatcttctcctGCTCGTGCATCTTCTCTTCCAGCtcccgtatcttctcctccttctcccacatcatctcctcctgcctccgcatcttctcctccttctcccacatcatctcctcctgcctccgcatcttctcctcctgctcccgtatcttctcctcctgctcctgtaTCTTCTCCTCCCGCTCctgtatcttctcctcctgcctccacatcttCTCCTCCTGTTGCTGGTTCAGGCGGTTCCACAACTCGTTCTCTTCCACCTGGGCTTGGAGCTTTGCTGACACACTCTGCAGCTCCTTACCCAGGTGGTCAGCCTCcgcctgcagctgctgctggaatAGTGAAAGTGTTTTTTTGAACCTCAGAAGGAAGCAGAATCATGAGCTAGCCACATAAATGTAAtctataggctgggcgcggtggctcacgcctgtaatcccagcactttgggaggccgaggtgggcggatcacgaggtcaggagatcgagaccatcctggttaacacagtgaaaccccgtctctactaaaaatacaaaaaattagctgggtgtggtggtgggcacctgtagtcccagctacttgggaggctgaggcaggagaatggcgtgaagccggggggtggagcttgcagtgagccgagattgcgccactgcactctggcctgggtgacagagtgagactacttctcaaataaataaataaataaataaataaataaataaataaatgtaatctgtaaaataatggttttcatccatgatcctttaaaaaaatatttttaagccctAACTCTTGAGATTCTGATTCCCCAGGCAGGGCCccaatttgtacatttttagtaCACTCTAGAGGATTCTATGGCGGGGCCAGAACAAGGACCCAAATTTTCCAGCTCTTGGCTGGAGCCTCCCCATACCCTGCATGATCCCTAGACCATGGTCCCAGCTGGATGGGTCTCCCACAACCCCCGGGGCTGCAGCTGCTCACCTGTGGCAGCAGGAGCTTGGCCCTCTCCAGTTTCCTTTTTAGCTCCTTTACGTTGAGCTGGATCTCAgacttttcagattctacaagtTGAAGTTTTTCTTGTAGTTTGGCATTTTTCTCCTTCAGCTCCTCATCAGTTATGCTATGGCCAGAGGCAGTagagaaaggaatgaatgaagaacaTAAAAGACCACTTTGGTGATTGACCCCCTACCCTCGCCCCACAACCACAGAACCGTGGCGCTGGAAGGGACCCCAGGAATTAAAAGTCCCAGGTGGCAGGCCAGAGAGAAGACATGAGTTGCCTGAGGCTACCCCATGAGTCAGTGGCACAGCCAGCACTAGAGCTTCCGTGTGCACACATGAAAACATGTATGAGCCTCTCCCCACACTCACCtggaccccccacctcccagcacacCACCCATGCTAAGGGCCCCCAGACCTCCCATTCCACCTTCCCCCATCCTACGTGTTCCTGTACAGTTCCAGACTCAGGGCGTCCCTCTCCTTTGTTAACTCCTCAATGTACTGCAAATAGAGAAAGGTTAAGTCAGGATAGAGCAGGCACAGCAGTAGCTGGACGACCAGGAACAACTGCTACAGTGACTACTCCACAGTAACACTTCCTCACTCTCAATCACACCTGACGTGTTCTCAAGGCATTTCCAAGCCCATggtctcatttgtttttctttctttctttctttcttttttttttttttttggcagagtttcattcttgttgccctcactggagtgcaatggcacaatctcagctcaccacaacctacacctccggggttcaagcaattctcctgcctcagcttcccgagtagttgggattacaggcatgtgccaccacaccgggctaattttgtatttttagtagagacggggtttcttcgtGTTGGtcagtctagtcttgaactcctgaccgcgggtgatccgcccacctcagcctcccaaagtgctggcattacaggcgtgagcgagaGCACCTGGCcctcatttgtttttcaaagaactCAGTGGATGTGGAAGGGACAGGGAAAGAGATTGAATTTAGGGCTGGCTAACAGGGGCCCAGAGCGATCAGataatattgttattgttattactgttattactacCACTGTTGGAGCCTTTATTGGGTGCTtcaccaggcactatgctaacaatcccatttaatcctcacaacctccATAGGAGACGGTTACCATTATTACCTCTATTGTGTAGATGAAAAACATGCGGTATTAAAGGTTAAGTGCTGCCTAAGATCACTTGGAGCTGGCATTTCAACACCCAGGTATATCTGATTCTCTAAGCCCATTCTTCCGCTGGAGGTAGGGGCACAGTTAAGAAGGAGGAAATTAATCCTTTGTTGAATTTTTGAAAGGATGATACGTTCGCATAGTCCAAAACTCAGAAAGTCCAGAAGGGAAATATCTCCCCCCAACACTGTGCCTCTATCCTGAGTTTTTTAATGAATCCTTACAAACGTGTTTTATGTATGTTACCAtaatacgtacacacacacacatatacacctgCCCCCTCTCTCCACACAAATAATAACATACTCAAGATACTCTTCTGTACCTTTATGGTACAAGTACCCTAACCGCCACTTAGGACTTGGCCAAGGCCACAGCCAAGTATGGGCAGGGCGGGCACTTGGCCTCTGAGATCTATGTCCAGTGCTCGCTCCTCACAGTGCTCCCCAACTCACCCACAACAGCCGACTCAGCCCCAGTCTGCCTCTAACAACCACACACAAAAGCAGCAagaaatggccatgctgccttcTGGGCAGGACACTCCATCCTACAGAAGGGACCTTTAGGCTCACTCCTCCATCTGCGAAGCTGGGCTCCCAAGGGACGGGGCCGTGTTTGGACTCACCCTATCCGCCTTCTTCTTCTGTGTAGCGACAGCAGAGAGAGCCTGCTCTAACTCTCCTGCAAACTTCCATGAATCATGCAGGCGGCTGATCAGATCCCTGGCCTCTCCTGGAATGAGAGACATTCAGATGTGGCCCAAAGGACTCCCCCTAAAGGCCTGTCAAAGTGCCAGGTTGAAGGATGATGGGGTGCCAGATTCCCACCTTCCAACTGCTTGACAGCATGCTGGCTGTAGTAAAGTGCCATCTGAAGCTCAGTTTTCTGACATGTAAGGATTCGTATGGTTTGAACCTGGGCCTTTGGGAgaaaagacaagcaaatgctgaaagagaagcaaagaaacatTCTCCAGAGGGCAGGAGGGAACTTCACACCCTCCACTCACCTCTAGCTCCCTCCTTAGGGCTTCCTGATGTTGGTGGCTTGCCTTCTGTTCCTatagaaagaggaaaacagaGCTCTTGCTagggggaggcagagatggcacaGCAAGAGACATGCCCCCAGAATGGCACCACTGCCCCAGAACAGGCCCACCCATGGGACCAGTTTATCAGGGACcctgtggggatggggtggaatcTTGGGGGTGAGccttcttccccaggctgggagtgggtgAGATGAGCCTGGGGCCTCTACATCTGAGTGCCCCCAAACCCAGCGGTCATGTCGTGAGCAAAGAAATCACACGACTTCTTCCAGCTGAGCTCGGTTCTATTGTTTCTGTGGGGAGAGTCAAAGGAAGGTGACTGAGGGTGGCCCCCTTGACTCTATTCCCCAGGCCAGGAAGCGATAGGCAGGGGCCAGGAATGGATTTAAAAGGCACAGTTCTCAGACCCAATGGGAACATGAACTGGTCAACTCTCCTCAACTCCCAAAGAAGAAGGATTTGGGTCTTTTTGGTTTTTGCCCACAGCCACAGAACTCAAAGTCTGAAACTAGATTCTCTTGAAAAGACAGTAACAGAAACCTTCAGAGGTGGAGTGCGAGAAAAGCCCACCCTTCCGCCAGCTTGTGATTTAGAAAGGTGCATTCACTCAGCAAACGTTGAGCACATACGGGCCAGGGACGGTTCTTCACAGCGGGAATAGAGGTCAGAAAAGGCAGACAGGAGCCCTTGGCCCCGAGGTTTCCATTCTAGTGGGCCTTTAACTCTCGGGCTCTCAGAGCTAACAGAAACCTCTGATACTCTCTAACTCTACCTCAGGAAACGCAAGCCCAAGAAGGAGAGTTTACAGCAGGTCCTGGACGAGGGATTAACATAAAAACACAATGAcaaatctcatttaaacttcacaaatgTAAGGAAAACAATACCACTCGTATTTTACGGATGTGAAAAGAGAGGCCCAaagagctcaagcaatttgcgcTAAATCATATCCCTAGCAGATGGAGGggtaggattcaaacccagaattcTTAGCCAGTACCTGGCAGTTCTTCCACAATCTTAACAATTACCCTCCACCACCCCTTGGGCCCTCTGTCCCCAGGAGCCCGGCCAGCCAAGACTCACATCCTCAGGCGAGTGGCAACCACCAGAAGTGGTTGTCTCAGGGTTAgtgccattatttattttcttctttttggtgtCGCTTGCTGCTGTACCAACACTAGGGTTGGTCTGGGGATGATGGTCTGTCAACTGTGGAAAGGAAGAGCAGTGATACTCATGAGAACTACAAGCTCCTACAGTCACATCCTGCTTTACAGTTTATACTAAATACTCTTATAGACCATCTGATTTAATGCCACCAACTGTAGGAAATGTTGTCACAATCACTTAGTGACTGAGAGAGATTGATACCATGGCTGAAAAAAAAGGCAGTAATGGAACTTAAACTCAGTCTTCTGACTCTGAGCTCTGGGATTTTGCCCTAAATCAGCAGCTGCCAGGGACCAAAACCAGAGGCAgaggtagaaaagcaaatattaagtAGGCAGGAACTGTGCACTATGTGGTTTAGGGTTATTCACCCTCACACGTCTGTTAGTGTTAAAAAGTACACCAGTACCTCTCAAACCTTTACATCAATGTctcctcatggcagaaggcagcctTTCTGCTAAATCTGGGAATTTAACAGAAAGAGGACAACCCAAGCCTCATTTCAGAGAGAAGTCTTGTATACGCTTATAAATCTATGTGACTTTCATCCCTAAGTACATTAATGTTTTGTCTCTCAATAGAATCAAGGGAAACTGATGCTTCAGAAAGATGCCCCATATTTATCCTGTGGCACTCAAAGTACCCCAGGTTGAGATGAGATGAGGAAGACTCAAGCTAAGTTCAGTTTCCCAAGATCTGTTCCACAGAAGATAAGCAGATCTCACTCCAGAACCAGTGACTGAGGGGCACTCTGGTCCCAGAACAATGGAGAATTCAAATCTGAGGTGCAGAActgagaaaaaatgttaaaatctctCTGGAGAGTAGAAGCCTgggagaaaaccaaaccaaacccgtTCTCCCATTGCCACCCAGAGACACTGTCAACGTGTTGAGCTCCTGGGGGAGGTGTAGGCTTTTCACACTGTCAAGGTCTGTGGTAAGGAAGTCAGGCAGCCTGAAACCTCTCTCTTCTAGGTCCCACAGTCCCCATTCCCCTTCCAGCTGGAAACCTGTGCTGCAACCAGAGGAAACAGAAGTGGGCAAGAACACTTAGGGGACTGGGTCCTAAGACCAAAGGCCGGTCTTGTGGTAGTAATGACAGTTTGTAGCGGGACTGTGACATCACTACATTCTACTCCTCGGTGGAGTGGTTGGGGGGGACACATGAGTGCAATGCCCAAGTTGCCGCTTTGAGACTGGGGAGGGGGTCACAAAATTGGGAGCCAGGTCCTTGGAGACGTGACCCCAAAGAGCCCCGGGAGGTCAGGCTTGGGGCGGCAGGAGGTGAGGGCCAATTAAGGAGCAAGGAGCTCCAGGAGTCACATCCCCAAAGTCACCCTGTGGCAACTGGTGAGGGCAGGTTCTGGGGCACCCAGGTCCTTGGAGCTGTGAGCTCaaggagcccagggaggtcggGTTTGGGGTAGCAGGAGGTAAGGGCGGAGTATGGAGTTGGAAGCCCCAGGAGTCACCTGCTCAAAGTCACCCTGGTGTGCCGGGCAGAGCAGGGGCAGGACTTATGAGGGGGTTGGGCTGGCTGACAAGATTTTGGTGTGGGGAGCCCAGAGGCACTGGGGTGGGGGGCCCAGCCTGGTGTCCCTCAGGAGTGGCACAGACTCTGGCAGCAGTTCGGCTGTCAGAGGGGGCCTCGGGTTGGGTTGGGGTGTTGGTGCGTTTACCTGTTCCTTGGCCTCGGCCAATTTGCTCTGTCTGGTTTCTTTGGACATCATAGGATGggtagggaggtggggatgggtagggaggtggggatgggtagggaggtggggatgggtagGGAGGTGGGGTTGGGGCCACATCAGCATGATCCAGGTGAGGACAAGTATATACCTCCAGTCACCTCTACGTCGCTGTGTGACTGAGCCAGAGGAGGCGTAACCAGGGCTGCACTAGAATGCAGAATAGGGGTGTGGCCTTCATGCTTGAAGCCCATTGGTcaatgagaaagatgaaaggaaaaggaGGTGTGGCCAGACAGCAGCGTGTCATCAAGGACCTGTGTTGTCACAAGGAAAGCTGCCTATGCAACCGCTGTCCCCGCCCACTCCAGGAGAGGGGCGGGGCTGGCTTtcactttaaaaactttaaaactttattacCTCAATTGAGGTACAAGtcctattaaaatggaaattttatagtGTGCTTGATGattgataaagcagactttattATCCAACATTCCAATAAGATAATcacaatgttttctcttttttggaaaaacTTTCTCTTATTCTCCTACATTAGcgtttagttttttttaaaaaaacaaacaaacaagaaacatgtctaatatctttaaaaatacaaagctttgagccaggcatgatggctcatgcctgtaatcccagcactttgggaggctggggcgggtggatcacccgaattcaggagttcaagaccagcctggccaacatgatgaaatcctgtctctactaaaaatacaaaagtagctgggcatggtggcaggtgcctgtaatcctagctacttgggaggctgaggcaggagaatcccttgaacctgtgaggcagaggttgcagtgagccaaaatcatgccactgcacttcagcctgggctgctACAGAAtgtgactctgtctctaaatacacacacacacacacacacgcacagacacacacacacacacacacacacaaggcttTCCATTTAATAAGCACTCAAAGTTCTTTACAAGGTTAAAGCAAATACAGGACCCTTCTAAAGTAAGGCTAAATGCTAAGTGATGGGGGAGAGAAAAAGGACATAAATAACTCCTACTCTCATGAGTTAATcactaaatccgatttttctAGAATCACCTGGCCTCTAAGCCCtgaaaatgaaactgaatttcTCACTCGATACTTGGCTATGACTTGCAATCATAAAAACCAAGAATTGTGTTATGTCACTGTGTATTGCTTGTTACCTGGGATCAAGGGTTGACTTTTTCATGATTTGCTCCATTACCTGTGTGCTTCTTCTCCCAGTCCAAACTACGCTTTTTTCTAGAGATCTACAATTTACAGTTAGTATGTAAGGGTGGCTCTCAAACATGTAGTCTCCGGACCAGGAGCACCTGGGAACTTCTTATAAATgtaaattctcaggccccaccctagacatgaatgaatcagaaactctgcagTAGGGCCCAGCAATCCGTGCTGCAATAATCCCTCCAGGTGCTCAGGAACCTCTGCCATACAGCAGgtagaaaaatgtgtttccttctgTAGGGCCACAGCCAGGGATACTATACGTTCTGTCTCAATATGAAACAATGAcatgcaattaaaagacataaatctCCTTCCTACTTCCACCCTCCAGccagtgtgttttatttttatgagttcaATAAGAAAACGTGTGGCAATCAGAGatttcatctaaaaaatatatcTACAGGTATCAGTTCTCATCCAGCCTGATCTCATCCAATATCATTTCTATCCTCTTACATCTAAAGTTTTAGAAAAGGATTTTCACAACGTAAGACTCAGGCGCACTAGGAGTTCTATGATAAAAGACCAAGTAGATCTGAATGTCCAAACTTACTAGAGAAGAAAAGTGGACTCATTGgctatattttcaaattgcattCAACAGGAAATTAAAGGTTTGAATTTTTTCCACCTTCATCCTTCCAAGTTAATAGAATTAAACCAGAATACTCCATTCTTCCAAAGCCTGTAGCCAGGCAAACTTTTACTGTATTACTTCTTGCTTTTCAATGGATATAAAGCAGAGTCCTGGTAGGCACATTTTGTATACCTGCAAAGATGCAAAACTAAACAGTTCCCTCGGttcaatattaaaacaaaagtccTGTAAACCTCAGATGGTGAGTGTAATACTTCAGCACTAGCACGAAAGCctcaaatataaaaagataccAAGAACCTTGCTAGCAAACCAAAGTAAGCTCTTGGCCGGGAGCAGTAGTTCACGCCCGTACTCCCAGCATATTGGCAAGCTAAGGTGGGGTaagtcaggagttaaagaccagcctgggcagcatagcgaattcatatctctacaaagaaaatttaaaaattagctgggcttggcggcacacacctgtagtcctagagctacttgggaggctgaggtgggaaaatcacttgagcccagaagtttgaggctgcagtagctatgatcatgccactgcactccagttggggtgacagagcgagatctaATTATTACATTCTCTCCTGCTCCTGTTTCCACTAAAATCACTAACTTAAAATGTGTTCATTCAGCAggataaaaattaagtgaaatttgACTTTGGTGCTTTgctagcaaaaaataaataaagtgaaatgacAAATTACTTACTGGGAGAAGATCTTTGTAACCTCAATGACAGATTAAAGGTTTGTATCCTTAGCCtataaagaaatctttaaaattactcagaaaaaaaaatgaatgatttgCAGCAGAAAATGGGCAATGGAGAAACCAGCACTTCCCACaagaataaaaatggccaatgagcaaatgaaaaagaTTCAAAAGCACTAGAAATCAAAGAAAGGTAATGAAAACAATGAGATTTTCTGCTTAAAGACCAGCGAAGACGACAAATGGAAGGGGGAACCTGGAGCTCTGTCCCTGTTGGTGGGAGCATAAACTCAACCAATTTTCCTATAGGatgatttgaacatttcttttaaaaatcctaaaacggttttatattattttcttctagaaattctacttctatgaattcagtgcaaaaatcctcactcgagtccattaaaatatatatagaaggaAATCCACCTCTGGGGTGGCAATGATTCACTTAACATACATCCAGCTGTTGAAAGTGATGATGCCAGGGTATATTTCTCCATAGAAACATGCTTAAAATATAGTAAGTGACAAAAGACCATGTATTgtgattctactttttaaaatgtttacagcaTAAAAAGTGTGAAAAGCAACAAACCGGAATGTTTTGAGTGgcaaaattaaagatttttctttacat contains these protein-coding regions:
- the GOLGA6L24 gene encoding golgin subfamily A member 6-like protein 24 (The RefSeq protein has 1 substitution, 1 non-frameshifting indel compared to this genomic sequence), producing MWPQPHLPTHPHLPTHPHLPTHPHLPTHPHLPTHPMMSKETRQSKLAEAKEQLTDHHPQTNPSVGTAASDTKKKKINNGTNPETTTSGGCHSPEDEQKASHQHQEALRRELEAQVQTIRILTCQKTELQMALYYSQHAVKQLEGEARDLISRLHDSWKFAGELEQALSAVATQKKKADRYIEELTKERDALSLELYRNTITDEELKEKNAKLQEKLQLVESEKSEIQLNVKELKRKLERAKLLLPQQQLQAEADHLGKELQSVSAKLQAQVEENELWNRLNQQQEEKMWRQEEKIQEREEKIQEQEEKIREQEEKMRRQEEMMWEKEEKMRRQEEMMWEKEEKIRELEEKMHEQEKIREQEEKRQEEEKIREQEKRQEQEAKMWRQEEKIREQEEKIREQEKKMWRQEEKIHEQEKIREEEKRQEQEEMWRQEEKIREQEEIWRQKEKMHEQEEKIRKQEEKVWRQEEKMHDQEEKIREQEEKVWRQEEKIREQEEKMWRQEEKIREQEEMWREEEKMHEQEKIWEEEKRQEQEDKMWRQEEKIREQEEKVWRQEEKIREQEEKRQEQEEKMWKQEEKIREQEEKTREQEKIREQEEKIREQEEMMQEQEEKMGEQEEKMQEQEKMRRQEEKIREQEEKIREQKEKIREQEEKIWEQEEKIREQEEMMQEQEEKMGEQEEKMWEQEEEMQEQEEKMRRQEEKIREQEKKIREQEEKIREQEEMMQEQEEKMGEQEGKMCEQEAKMQEQEEKMRRQEEKIREQEKKIREQEEKIREQEEMMQEQEEKMWEQEEKMCEQEEKMQEQEEKMRRQEEKMREQEVRLRQQEEKMQEH